A window of Bacillus toyonensis BCT-7112 genomic DNA:
GAATAGGATTACTCATATTTTTTCACTTTACATGTAGAATAACGGACAAAAAAGAAGAGGCGTTCGCAAACAGCCTCTTCCATCTATTTCGGAAGTTCAACCCGAACAGTCGTCCCTTCCCCTTTCGTACTATACACCGAAACTGTCCCTTTATGCAGTTCAACAATTTTCTGCACGATTGATAATCCTAAGCCACTACCTTCTACATTTCTTGCCCTTGCCGTATCTACTTTATAGAAACGATCAAAAATACGATCCATTCCTTCTTTTTCCATACCGATTCCGTTATCGGATATAGAGATTATAACGCTAGACTCTAACTCTTCGACAAAAAACTCAACCGTCCCACCATCATTTGAAAACTTAATGCTATTCGTAAAAATATTACTCCATACTTGATGAAGTAAATTTTCATCACCTTGTATTGTAATGTCTGGTACATCAAATTCAACGGCAATATCTTTTTCACGCCATTTCCATTCGAGCATAAAAATGACGTCTTTAATTTGCTTTTGTAGATTGAATTCTTTTATTTGTAATACTTTTTCTTCTTTATCTAAAGAAGCTAGCGTAAGTAACTGTTTACATAAACTAGACATTCGCTTACTTTCGCCCTCGATAATTTGTAAGTAATGGTTTCTTTCTTCTTCACTCATCTTTTCTGTTTGCAATGTTTTCGAAAATCCTTGTATGGAAGAAAGCGGCGATTGAAATTCATGCGAAACGTTCGAAACGAATTCTTGTCTCATTTCATCTAATTCTTTTATACTTTTCGTCATCTTTTGGAAGCTTGTAGATAACGTTCCTATTTCATCTTTTCGTTTTACGTCTAATTCAATTTCATATTCGCCACTTGCAATTTTTTGCGTAGCTTTCGTAAATTTACGAATTGGGCGAACGATATATCCTGCTGCAATCGCAATAAAAATAATACTTAATAGAACGATAAAACCAAGTAAAACCGCTAAGAAAATTCTCATTTCACCAAATTGTTGCTGAATGTCAGGACGAATAAATAAAGCGTATTGTTTATCACCGTGTTTTAACGGTACACCGACACTATTAATTAATTCATTATCGAAGAATCCTGTAATAAAGAGCCTCGTTGGATATGTGGAAACACCATTAAACGTTTCCCCCTGCAATACTTTACGAACCGTATCATCACTTATCGTTATTTTACGAAACGCGTTGCCGATACGCTTTCCATTCATTTGGTCGTCTACAATATAAATTTCATACCCTAACTTCGCAATAGATTGTAAATAATCATATTTATTTTCTTCATTTTGCTTTTCATATAACGATTTAACTTCCTCAGCATAGTTTAAAATCTTTTCACTATTATACGGTTTTAACTTCACTTGATAATATACATTCGTTAATAAAAAACCGATAATACTACTAAGAAGCATAATACCTACTGTCATAAAAACGAATCTAGAATATAGTGATTTCATTTTATTTCAACTCCAACTTATAGCCGAGTCCGCGCACTGTCGTAATTTGAAAATCATCTGTTCTTTTTGAGAAACGATCTCGTAGTCTCTTCACATGAACGTCAACCGTTCGTTCGTCCCCTTCGAAATCCATTCCCCATACTAATTCAATTAACTCTTCTCTTGAAAATGTTCTTCCAGGATAACTAGCTAATTGCGATAATAATTCAAATTCCTTCAGCGGAAGCAAAATCGTTTGACCGTTACACTTTACTTCAACACCTTTACGATCAATTGTCGTCCCGTGAAGTGTAATAATGTCTGCACTCAACATTTGATAACGGCGCAACAAAGCTTTCATTCGAAAAATGACTTCAGCTGGCTCAAACGGTTTTACAATATAATCGTCCGTACCAGAAATGAATCCTTTTTCTTTATCAACTAACTGATCTTTCGCAGTTAATAAAATAACCGGTATATCATGATACTTCCGGATTTCTTCACATAACGTATAGCCATCAACAAACGGCATCATAATGTCTACTATCGCAAGATGAATATTTTCCTTCTCTAAAACGTCTTGCGCTACCTTTCCATCTTCCGCTTCAAAAACTTTAAACCCCTCTTTTTGTAAATGGTAATGCAATAATTCTCTAATATGCTTATCATCATCAGCTAATAAAATATGTATCATCTTCATTAAACCCTCTCTCGTTCATCCTTCTACATCCTTACATTAAGAAACAATTGGATTTTTTGCAAGAAAAAGAAAAACAAACCAACATTTTAAGATAAATAAAAAAGAATCTATTTTGAAAAAAGATTATTCAAAATAAATTCTTACGTTTTAGTATTAAGATTATTTTAATGAAAAGTAATTTCTATGCTTTAGAAATATCAACAAATCCTTCTCCGAACACATCACGAACATCGTGTATAGCGATGAACGCAGCCGGATCTGTAGTTTGAACAATCCGTTTTAGCTTCACTACTTCTTGCTTATTAATAACAACATAAAGAATTTCCTTCGGAGTTTTCGTGTAATAGCCATGACCTGAGTACACAGTAACCCCTCTGCCCATTAAGGTAGTTACCTTCCCGGCAATTTCATTCGGGTTATCAGAAATAATCGTAATGGCTTTCTTCGGATTTAAACCTTCAATTACAAACTCCATCACTTTCGTTGCTACATATAGCATAATAATTGTTATCATCAGTTTTTCTGCACCAATGATGAAATAAGATGAAAACGCAACAATTAAATCGAAGAACAGTAAACCATAGCTAATGCTCCATCCTAAATATTTATGCGTCATCCTTGCTAAGATAGTAGTACCTGCAGTTGTTCCGCCAACGCGAATAATAAGGCCAATCCCGCACCCAATAAATATTCCTCCGAAAATGGCATTTACGAGCATTTCATCAGAAGCAATCGTCCAACCTTCTGTTAAATGAAGAAATAGCGAGTTCGTAACTACAGCGATAATCGTATAAATTGTTGTGATCTTGTTTAAAAATTTATAACCAGCTATTAACAAAATCGCATTTAAAATTAAGTTGACTAAACCTGGTGACCACTCAAATAAATAGTACGTAATAATCGTGATACCTGTTACCCCGCCCTCACCAAACTCGTTCGGGATAACAAACAAATTGACACCTAACGCAAAAAGAAATGCACCAATAATAATAAAAATAATGTCTGTCGTTCTTTTTTTCATACAGTACCTCACTTCTTATGTAAATATTTATTCTGCTATAAACTCTCACCATTATATCGTGGAATATTCAAATCGAACAGTGGTTTATTTTTATTTTAATATAGGGTAATAAATCAACTTTATCCTATATCCACATGTAATTTAAAAAGTAAAATAACTGTATTTATTATGTACTACAAATAAAGTTTTGATTTCACATGCAGTTCACCCTAAAAAATGTATATGAACACTCTCACTCGCACAAACTTCAAATACAAAGCAAATAGGCGAAGCTATAGAATAGACTTCGCCTCAAGCGTGTAATCATAGAGATTTATATGAGATTTTATATTCATAAATTCCAGAAATAAATTTACTTATCTTTCTCCATATATTCTTTAATCTTTCGTTCTTCCCACTCTTTTCCGAATATCCCAAATGGAAAAGTCGTCAATCCGTGTATAACGATACCAATCCCCCAACCTGCAAGTGGATATAAAAACCATAATTTACTTGAATCAGAACTTATATTTATAATAAAAAGCATTAAGTTCACTAGTATATAAACCGTTAAATGAATGTAAAATGCTTTTAAATTCTCCATTCTTTTTTTAGCTCGTAAATAAACATCATCTCGCTCCACCCTTAAACACCTCTTTCAATATTGTATTTTTAACCTTCGCTCCAGTGTTAACATCATATTCTAATCGGAAATCCAGTATTCTCAAAAAAACATAAAACAAAAAAGTACCCATCGAATTATCATACATATGATGATTCGATGGGTACTGCATGATACATTTGTTATTTACAAGCGTCTAATTAAGACCAAATCCAAACATCATCATTATTTTCAACGTCGCTCTTTACCTCATGAACTTTTTCAATGTTGTCCGTTGTGTTCCAGTTAATAGAACTTCCGCCCCATCCTACAAACTTCATATCAATTTTTACTTTCTCACCAGTATGAAATACTTGTCCCTTTGTTAAGAAAACGTCAATACTATCTTTCTTCCCATTTAGTGATGGATACTCAACTACGACATACTTAGTAGAACCGTCTCCCTCATCTTCCATCGTTCCTATTTTTGATACTTCGCCAATTACATAATCAGGTGAGCCATCTTCTTTCATGTGCATACCTAACTTGTTTGTTGTATTTTCAAATGCAGTTGCAACCATATATTCTGTAAAATTACGCATCATAGATCCAGTCGCTTTTACTTCGTCTCCTATTTTCACATTTGAAAGTGAATCCATATACACACTAACAGGCTCCTCATATTGCTTAGATTTCACAACAATTACACCGTTATCTACTTCTACTACTCGCCCTTCTAACGTCGAGAAATTTGACTCAATAGAAGCGGCACTCGCTTTTGATAGTTCTAATCCTGGTACATTCGTTCCTGATAATGCTGCGATACCTAAAGCACCTGCTAAAATTAATTTTTTCATACCCATATGTAACCTCTCCATTCATGATGATTTTATTTGTTTGATTGGCTAAGACCAACATGTAATCATTATAGTTACAGGTTATAAAAATAACAACCACTTTTCTCATGCAATGTTGCATACTGTAATTTTTAAATATAAATCGATTATTCCTATATTCAACACTACTGCTAAATTCTTGAATATCAGCAGGTAAACGGATTGATGATGAAGAAACTACTGTCATGCAGCATATTTTTCAATGCTACGGTTTGTATAATCGTAGTTCATTACATTATGTAGGGGCGGAATTCATATGTTAATAAAACCAAAGAGATTACAGGCAGGAGATATCGTAGCAACAGTAAGTGCTTCATGGGGAGGAGCGGGTGATTCTAAGCTAAGATGGCGTTATGAGCAAGGAGTAAAGAGATTAGAAGAAGTATTCGGGCTTACAGTTATCCCAATGCCAAATAGTTTAAAAGGTAGCGAATACCTTTATAACAATCCAGGGGCTCGTGCGGAAGATTTAATGACAGCATTTAAAGATACGCGTGTTAAAGCAATTATTACGAATATTGGTGGCGAAGATAGTATCCGTTTACTACCTTATATTGATTTTAATGTGATACGTGAAAATCCGAAAATCTTTATGGGGTACTCTGACGATACCGTGTCACACTTATTTTGTCATAAAGCAGGAATTTCCTCTTTTTACGGTCCAGCAATCTTAACCGATTTTGCTGAAAATATAGAGATGGATTCATATACGATTGAAACAGTGAATCGAACTCTCTTTTCAAATGAGATTATTGGTGAAATTCAACCAGCTAACGAATGGACGAGTGAGCGTTTAGAATGGATAGAAATAAATAAGGATACAAGACGTACGATGCAGCAAAACAACGGATATGAGGTCCTTCAAGGATCTAGGACTGTACGAGGGCGTTTAATTGGTGGTTGTATTGAAGTATTGGAATTCGTAAAAGGAACGGAACTTTGGCCTGAGAAAAAGCATTGGGAGAATAGTATTCTATTCTTTGAAACATCTGAAGAACATCCAGAACCAAATTATATAAAGTATTGGTTGCGAAATTATGCAGCGCAAGGCATTCTGCAAAAAGCAAAGGGAATCATCTTCGGTAAACCGAAAGACGAAACATATTATGAAGAATATAAACAGGCAATACTTAAGATTATGAAGGAAAATAATTTAGAAGATTTGCCGATTCTTTACAATTTAAATTTCGGCCATACCGAACCGAAGTTTATTTTACCTTACGGTGCGATGGCAGAAATTGATTGTGAAAATGGATCTTTCTCTATTTTGGAAAGTGGAGTGGAGTGAAACTTTCAATAAGTAAAGCCATAAGTTTTATAATTATGTTTTCCTGATCCTAGCGTATTTTTATTTTATTAGCTTGATAGCGATATGGCAGGACTCAAATCAATAAAAACACTCCTATGAGATATGACTGGGAATTGTTACTTTTTAAATGATATGGAGATTACTTATCTAATGATAAAGGGGGATTTACGTGTATGGAAGTAACATTTACAGTAAGGAAATGGGATGAAAAACCAATTGATGATACTAGAAAAGATTTCCCTATTAATATTGCCCATGTTGAATATGATATTGATGGGGAATTAAAAGGAAAAGCTTTTGTTGAATACTTATTATATTATTTAGACTCAAATATAAATGATGGTCACTTGGCTACTGCTAAAATTTCTGGATTTTTACACTTTGAAGGAATTTATAAGGGGCAACAAGGAACATTTACAGCTATAGAGCAAGGAATATTTGATAAAGGAAATTTAGATTCCCCAGGAACAATTATTAAAGCTACCGGTAACTTAGAAAGTCTGAGAGGGTCCTATAACTATCAGTTTACAGGTCAAACTAGTAAACTAATTTTAGAATTTGAAATTTAGCAAAATACCCTATAATTTAGTGGAAAGGACATTTCTTGTAATACTAAGAATGTCCTTTTTATTGACGAGCTTATCCAACTATTTTCTAATCGTTAAGAAAAGAACAGAGTATAATACATAAAATTTTCGTTATGGGTGGGAATTAAAACTCTAAGCCTGAGAGGCATGGGCTCCCACTTATTCATTACTTCTCCTACCAATTAAAGAATAATCCCTGAAAAACTCCCCTTCAATACTTCTTTTTCAAGTTGATTCATACATGTAAACATCGCAATAATCTTCGTACGATTTTTTTCATCGGGTTCAAATTTTTCAATTGTTACGTCACATCGAATCGTATCCCCACTAAAAACGGGACGTAAAAATTCAAAATCCATCTTGCGAGCTAATACGTTATAATCACCGCCAACTTTCGTAGGCAGTGTTGATGTTAAAAGTCCTTGTACAACAAATCGCCCTTGTTCATCAGGTGTAACATGATGAACTCCCTCATCCTTAGATACCTCTGTAAATAAAACAACATCTTCTCTTGTAAACGTTCGCTCAAAGGTGATTTTTTCGCCTACTTGCAATTTCATTGATACCCCTCCTCGAAAACACTTTTAAAATAAGAAAAACCGAAACTAAAAATCATTTCGGTTTTTCAATCTAAAGAAGTCTATATTTACTTTAAAGAATGTACAAACAACCCACTGCGCAGTTTCGGTTCAAACCACGTTGATTTTGGCGGCATGACTTCCCCAGCGTCTGCGATTGCTAATAAATCTTCCATTGACGTTGGATATAATACAAATGCTGCTTTATATGCACCGCTGTTCACAAGGCGCTCTAGTTCTTCTAACCCGCGTATTCCGCCTACAAAATCGACGCGTGAATCAGATCGCGGATCATGTATTTCAAGTACTTGGCTTAATAGATGGTCTTGCAGAATAGACACATCTAAACCTTTCACAAGGTCGTTCGCATCAAACGTTTCCTCTTTCACAGTGAGCTTATACCACTTCTCGTTTATATACATACCAAATGTTTTCGGCTCATTCGGTTTATACGGAGAAACATTTGCTTCTTCTACATAAAAATACTGCGTAATTTGCTTTAAAAACTGTTCCTCTGATAAGCCGTTTAAATCTTTCACAACTCGGTTATAGTCCCAAATTGATAATTCATCGTGAGGGAATAGAACGGATAAGAAGAAATTAAATTCCTCTTCTCCTGTATAATTCGGATTTTGTTCTCTTCGCATAAGTCCTACTTTTGCTGCTGATGCAGAGCGATGATGTCCATCTGCAATGTACAAGTTCGGAATATCTTCAAATGCGTTTATTAAAGTGGCAATTACACCTTCATCTGCAACCTTCCAAGCAACATGCTCAACGCCATCTTCTGCTGTAAATGTATAAATTGGCGCATGTTCTTCTTTCCAGCTGCTAATGAAACGTTTCACTTCATCTTTTTTACGGTACGTTAAAAAGATAGGCCCCGTATTTGCATCACACACATCAACGTGACGGATGCGATCTAATTCTTTTTCATGACGCGTTCTTTCGTGTTTTTTAATTGTATCATCATCATACTCATCAATAGATGTACAAACGACAAGTCCTGACTGCGTTCTTCCTTGCATCGTCAGCTCATAAATGTATAATGCTGGCTCCTCATCTTGAATGAACACTTCTTCTCGTATAAATTGCTTTAAATTTTCACCCGCTTTTTCATATACGCGATCATCGTACGGTGAAAGTGCCGGATCTAAATCGATTTCTGCTTTATCAACGTGTAAGAAAGAATACGGATTGCCTTTTACAACTTCTCTTGCCTCTTCACTATTTAATACGTCATACGGTAAAGCCGCAACTTGTGCTGCTTTTTCTTCTACTGGACGAATGGCCCGAAACGGTCGGATTTTTGCCAACTTCCTCTCTCCTTTACACAATCATTCGAACGGCTACAACACCTGAAATTTTGCTTATATTTTCCACAACATTCTCTTTAATTATATCATCAATTCCGTTATCAATATCAATCATTGTATACGCCCAAGAATGTTTACTACGATTAATCATATCCGCAATATTTATATGATGTTCTGCTAAACATCCTGTAATTTGTCCTACCATGTTCGGAACGTTTTGATGCATGATTGTAATACGTTTCTTTCCGATATACGGAAGTTCTACGTTAGGATAGTTGACTGAATTACGAATATTTCCTGTCTCTAAATATTCACGTAATTGACGTGCAGCCATTACTGCACAATTTTCTTCCGATTCAGATGTAGATGCACCAAGATGGGGCGTCGCTGTTACATTTTTCATCTTAATCACATTTTCATTCGGGAAATCCGTTACGTAATGTGTAATAACATCTTCTTCTAATGCTTTTTGAAGAACATTTTCATCTACAAGTTCCCCCCTTGAGAAATTGAATAGACGCATTCCTTTTTTCATCGTCTCTATAGCATGTTCACCAATAAGCCCCTTCGTTTGATTCGTAAGAGGAATATGAAGTGTAATATAATCACACGTTGCAAAAATTTCATCTAGGCTA
This region includes:
- a CDS encoding sensor histidine kinase; the encoded protein is MKSLYSRFVFMTVGIMLLSSIIGFLLTNVYYQVKLKPYNSEKILNYAEEVKSLYEKQNEENKYDYLQSIAKLGYEIYIVDDQMNGKRIGNAFRKITISDDTVRKVLQGETFNGVSTYPTRLFITGFFDNELINSVGVPLKHGDKQYALFIRPDIQQQFGEMRIFLAVLLGFIVLLSIIFIAIAAGYIVRPIRKFTKATQKIASGEYEIELDVKRKDEIGTLSTSFQKMTKSIKELDEMRQEFVSNVSHEFQSPLSSIQGFSKTLQTEKMSEEERNHYLQIIEGESKRMSSLCKQLLTLASLDKEEKVLQIKEFNLQKQIKDVIFMLEWKWREKDIAVEFDVPDITIQGDENLLHQVWSNIFTNSIKFSNDGGTVEFFVEELESSVIISISDNGIGMEKEGMDRIFDRFYKVDTARARNVEGSGLGLSIVQKIVELHKGTVSVYSTKGEGTTVRVELPK
- a CDS encoding response regulator transcription factor codes for the protein MKMIHILLADDDKHIRELLHYHLQKEGFKVFEAEDGKVAQDVLEKENIHLAIVDIMMPFVDGYTLCEEIRKYHDIPVILLTAKDQLVDKEKGFISGTDDYIVKPFEPAEVIFRMKALLRRYQMLSADIITLHGTTIDRKGVEVKCNGQTILLPLKEFELLSQLASYPGRTFSREELIELVWGMDFEGDERTVDVHVKRLRDRFSKRTDDFQITTVRGLGYKLELK
- a CDS encoding YitT family protein; translation: MKKRTTDIIFIIIGAFLFALGVNLFVIPNEFGEGGVTGITIITYYLFEWSPGLVNLILNAILLIAGYKFLNKITTIYTIIAVVTNSLFLHLTEGWTIASDEMLVNAIFGGIFIGCGIGLIIRVGGTTAGTTILARMTHKYLGWSISYGLLFFDLIVAFSSYFIIGAEKLMITIIMLYVATKVMEFVIEGLNPKKAITIISDNPNEIAGKVTTLMGRGVTVYSGHGYYTKTPKEILYVVINKQEVVKLKRIVQTTDPAAFIAIHDVRDVFGEGFVDISKA
- a CDS encoding 2TM domain-containing protein, which codes for MERDDVYLRAKKRMENLKAFYIHLTVYILVNLMLFIINISSDSSKLWFLYPLAGWGIGIVIHGLTTFPFGIFGKEWEERKIKEYMEKDK
- a CDS encoding F0F1 ATP synthase subunit alpha, with protein sequence MGMKKLILAGALGIAALSGTNVPGLELSKASAASIESNFSTLEGRVVEVDNGVIVVKSKQYEEPVSVYMDSLSNVKIGDEVKATGSMMRNFTEYMVATAFENTTNKLGMHMKEDGSPDYVIGEVSKIGTMEDEGDGSTKYVVVEYPSLNGKKDSIDVFLTKGQVFHTGEKVKIDMKFVGWGGSSINWNTTDNIEKVHEVKSDVENNDDVWIWS
- a CDS encoding S66 family peptidase, which encodes MLIKPKRLQAGDIVATVSASWGGAGDSKLRWRYEQGVKRLEEVFGLTVIPMPNSLKGSEYLYNNPGARAEDLMTAFKDTRVKAIITNIGGEDSIRLLPYIDFNVIRENPKIFMGYSDDTVSHLFCHKAGISSFYGPAILTDFAENIEMDSYTIETVNRTLFSNEIIGEIQPANEWTSERLEWIEINKDTRRTMQQNNGYEVLQGSRTVRGRLIGGCIEVLEFVKGTELWPEKKHWENSILFFETSEEHPEPNYIKYWLRNYAAQGILQKAKGIIFGKPKDETYYEEYKQAILKIMKENNLEDLPILYNLNFGHTEPKFILPYGAMAEIDCENGSFSILESGVE
- a CDS encoding DUF3224 domain-containing protein — its product is MEVTFTVRKWDEKPIDDTRKDFPINIAHVEYDIDGELKGKAFVEYLLYYLDSNINDGHLATAKISGFLHFEGIYKGQQGTFTAIEQGIFDKGNLDSPGTIIKATGNLESLRGSYNYQFTGQTSKLILEFEI
- a CDS encoding enoyl-CoA hydratase, whose amino-acid sequence is MKLQVGEKITFERTFTREDVVLFTEVSKDEGVHHVTPDEQGRFVVQGLLTSTLPTKVGGDYNVLARKMDFEFLRPVFSGDTIRCDVTIEKFEPDEKNRTKIIAMFTCMNQLEKEVLKGSFSGIIL
- a CDS encoding DUF1015 domain-containing protein, which translates into the protein MAKIRPFRAIRPVEEKAAQVAALPYDVLNSEEAREVVKGNPYSFLHVDKAEIDLDPALSPYDDRVYEKAGENLKQFIREEVFIQDEEPALYIYELTMQGRTQSGLVVCTSIDEYDDDTIKKHERTRHEKELDRIRHVDVCDANTGPIFLTYRKKDEVKRFISSWKEEHAPIYTFTAEDGVEHVAWKVADEGVIATLINAFEDIPNLYIADGHHRSASAAKVGLMRREQNPNYTGEEEFNFFLSVLFPHDELSIWDYNRVVKDLNGLSEEQFLKQITQYFYVEEANVSPYKPNEPKTFGMYINEKWYKLTVKEETFDANDLVKGLDVSILQDHLLSQVLEIHDPRSDSRVDFVGGIRGLEELERLVNSGAYKAAFVLYPTSMEDLLAIADAGEVMPPKSTWFEPKLRSGLFVHSLK
- a CDS encoding 3-phosphoglycerate dehydrogenase family protein, with the protein product MFRVQTLNQIAEKGLQVLGGERYEVGDRMDHPDGILLRSYSLHQEEFSKDLKAIARAGAGVNNIPVDRCTEKGIVVFNTPGANANAVKELIIASLIMSSRNIINGVSWTKNLEGEEVPQLVESGKKQFVGSEIAGKRLGVIGLGAIGALVANDALALGMDVVGYDPYISVETAWRLSTHVQRAFSLDEIFATCDYITLHIPLTNQTKGLIGEHAIETMKKGMRLFNFSRGELVDENVLQKALEEDVITHYVTDFPNENVIKMKNVTATPHLGASTSESEENCAVMAARQLREYLETGNIRNSVNYPNVELPYIGKKRITIMHQNVPNMVGQITGCLAEHHINIADMINRSKHSWAYTMIDIDNGIDDIIKENVVENISKISGVVAVRMIV